A genome region from Psychrobacter jeotgali includes the following:
- a CDS encoding efflux RND transporter periplasmic adaptor subunit, with translation MTHILRPKNRLRMLNSYTFGGVSLLLSTLLLTACQPPNSADTASIERTQAELPIVIDDNTVTMSSDYILSIKQSRYQPSLGLQGIIEPTKQARFIAAQALGIEKVLVTEGQWVEKGTPLLILYKQDTSKAVLEADKNTSEPENNLSSNSLKATKQLSNGESQQNNAGSKNNSLDKEKADNSTVNDEAESKMKSAKAEQASSSPVGNGSNSAQFDNEANKNRESNLNETVKNEPAKDTASPLIIRASFSGRIDKLPATTGQQLEKGKLLLRIIDDNHLRFIAKVPIQVESQLSVGQTVNFSSQDHNETFTGQVSKLVPSEGSDQLLVYVQVIKNEASRNTLKVNTLVSGRVNYGQIEVGAIVPARGIHDVDLTALQKPPYKPLAPLLGNIWIIQQDQRLTRQSIEVIEYDPSTKQYLIAGISNDSLICLADLPVESAGKKVIVS, from the coding sequence ATGACCCATATATTACGCCCCAAAAACCGCTTACGTATGCTCAATAGTTATACTTTCGGTGGTGTCAGTCTATTGTTAAGCACTCTATTATTGACTGCTTGCCAGCCACCCAATAGTGCTGATACTGCATCTATAGAGCGCACTCAGGCCGAATTGCCTATCGTCATTGATGATAATACTGTCACTATGTCATCTGATTATATTTTGAGTATCAAACAATCGCGCTATCAGCCCAGTCTAGGCTTACAAGGTATTATCGAACCTACTAAGCAGGCTCGTTTTATAGCTGCTCAAGCTTTAGGGATAGAAAAAGTACTGGTTACAGAGGGTCAATGGGTGGAAAAAGGGACGCCTTTACTCATTTTATATAAGCAAGATACCAGTAAGGCTGTTTTGGAAGCAGATAAGAATACATCTGAGCCTGAAAACAACCTGTCATCAAACTCATTAAAGGCAACGAAGCAGCTCTCTAATGGAGAAAGTCAGCAAAATAATGCAGGCAGTAAAAATAATAGTCTCGATAAAGAAAAAGCAGATAACTCTACTGTTAATGATGAAGCTGAATCGAAAATGAAAAGCGCTAAGGCTGAGCAAGCATCCTCCTCACCTGTAGGTAATGGTTCTAATAGTGCTCAATTTGATAACGAAGCTAATAAAAACAGAGAGAGTAATCTTAATGAGACAGTCAAAAATGAGCCCGCTAAAGATACCGCATCGCCACTAATCATTCGTGCCAGCTTTTCAGGACGTATTGATAAGCTACCGGCTACTACTGGGCAACAATTAGAGAAAGGTAAGCTTCTATTACGTATTATTGATGATAACCATTTACGCTTTATAGCCAAGGTACCTATTCAAGTAGAATCACAGCTATCAGTAGGGCAAACTGTGAATTTTTCCTCACAAGATCATAACGAAACTTTCACCGGCCAAGTTAGTAAGCTAGTACCTAGTGAAGGTTCTGATCAACTGTTAGTCTATGTACAAGTGATCAAAAATGAGGCCAGTCGCAATACTTTGAAGGTTAATACGCTAGTTAGTGGACGCGTAAACTATGGGCAGATTGAAGTAGGCGCCATTGTACCTGCACGTGGTATTCATGATGTTGATTTGACAGCATTACAAAAACCACCCTATAAACCCCTGGCGCCTTTACTTGGTAATATCTGGATTATTCAACAAGATCAGCGTTTGACCAGACAATCTATCGAAGTTATCGAATATGACCCGTCTACCAAACAGTACCTGATCGCTGGTATCAGTAATGATAGCCTGATTTGTCTGGCAGACCTGCCAGTAGAGTCCGCTGGTAAGAAGGTCATAGTGTCCTAA
- a CDS encoding response regulator transcription factor: MSKQILLIEDDPDLAELISDYLTMNYYDVHHAALGQEGLDILDAKERDIDLVVLDLMLPDMDGMQVCQKIRGNKNNMTNKVPIIMLTAKGDTTDRVLGLEMGADDYIAKPFEPRELLARIRAVIRRHEQPNQADSQSDSLTFGRLSVFPDSHEVTIDDQPVRLTTHQFQLLHYFATHSGKVLNREQLWQAMPNDDSSDNIDRAIDVHISRLRALIEDNPRQPKRIITVRGVGYQFATDQV; the protein is encoded by the coding sequence ATGAGTAAGCAGATCTTATTAATTGAAGATGACCCAGATTTAGCTGAATTGATCAGTGACTATCTAACGATGAATTATTATGATGTGCATCATGCTGCCCTTGGTCAAGAAGGCCTTGATATTCTCGATGCCAAAGAGCGCGATATTGATTTGGTCGTACTTGATTTGATGCTACCTGATATGGATGGTATGCAAGTCTGCCAAAAGATTCGTGGCAATAAGAACAATATGACCAACAAAGTGCCTATCATCATGCTTACAGCGAAAGGTGACACTACAGATCGGGTACTTGGACTTGAAATGGGCGCAGATGATTACATTGCCAAGCCTTTTGAGCCTCGTGAGCTATTAGCTCGTATTCGTGCGGTTATCCGCCGTCATGAACAACCTAATCAAGCTGATAGCCAATCAGACAGCTTAACTTTTGGGCGTTTGAGCGTATTCCCTGACAGTCATGAGGTGACCATTGATGATCAGCCCGTACGTCTAACCACTCATCAGTTCCAGCTACTGCATTATTTTGCAACCCATTCAGGTAAAGTTTTGAACCGTGAACAGTTATGGCAAGCGATGCCAAACGATGATAGCTCAGACAATATTGACCGTGCTATCGATGTTCATATCTCACGGTTGCGAGCTTTGATTGAAGACAATCCTCGTCAGCCCAAGCGTATCATTACCGTGCGCGGCGTGGGTTATCAATTTGCTACTGATCAAGTTTAA
- a CDS encoding sensor histidine kinase, producing the protein MQQLGFRSVFAKLFASVMLALILFAVAMVLLTQLVHDKDASNRSEVVAGQILGQVDPFLNELNVAISNDNRLQARFMLAVIKKSFDIFDESLQAKMGLYDNNGHLLMQTDNSDLPLELPETPSLLMRAFPSFSDTPVLQQAQVYSSTGYTLLYESRLPPKKPVLSAALNLFTGTLLLLIIMAGVLWWIARSMTWQINQMSQQMNQLGDGDFSVRVNASGNDEIALLARGFNQAAQKIEHLIDANNLLLAHASHELRTPITRIRLQIEMMDMLASVMPADTKAKFDKRAQAINRDLSGLNDLVESILLVSRLDAGHAMQQVEKLDLYELINQERQHYSETTLIGEHIVIDGQAPMLTHLIRNLLNNALLHGEPPVTILLYGVQTLEEADNVPDYLLQSIVSSSFADIDYSCLDYNGYDASNNDDKDSANKAEENTTTLPSPTIYYNGETLSSNDLDQYINQVESNSPVENEANSNDKNANIDPIVNAKQNLNSTSPEKEPISKADSSKTSSFKVPVVSDDLFINHYHKFTAELIEKIKKVSWKVVADKTEQAPTLAQTVNDYLGPSDDTLKDSPKNDSKNHKESETEAAKEGLFKKHLSKSKASLVPPAPKYAVMAVIDEGEGIPEEKRQEIFSPFVRLQQKNKGSGLGLSLVSQIVTAHQGHILTDTINGHTRFLVILPVQHNPHLNQRDHNRNHLLNSRNQG; encoded by the coding sequence ATGCAGCAATTGGGTTTTCGCTCCGTCTTTGCCAAATTATTTGCCAGCGTTATGCTGGCATTGATTTTATTTGCCGTGGCGATGGTACTCCTAACCCAGTTGGTACACGATAAAGATGCCAGTAATCGCTCAGAGGTGGTAGCTGGACAGATTTTAGGTCAAGTAGATCCTTTTCTTAATGAGCTCAATGTTGCTATCAGCAACGACAATCGTTTGCAGGCACGCTTTATGTTAGCGGTCATCAAAAAAAGCTTTGATATTTTTGATGAGTCATTACAAGCGAAAATGGGCTTATATGATAATAATGGCCATCTGCTCATGCAGACTGACAATAGCGACCTACCTTTAGAGCTTCCAGAAACACCTTCTTTATTAATGCGCGCCTTCCCTTCTTTTTCAGATACACCAGTGCTGCAGCAAGCTCAGGTTTATAGTAGTACAGGTTATACCTTACTTTATGAGTCACGCTTACCTCCAAAAAAGCCGGTACTCTCAGCGGCGCTCAATTTGTTTACCGGCACTCTACTGCTGCTGATTATTATGGCAGGGGTATTGTGGTGGATTGCGCGCTCTATGACTTGGCAAATCAACCAGATGAGTCAGCAGATGAATCAGCTGGGAGATGGCGACTTTAGTGTGCGGGTCAACGCCAGTGGTAATGACGAAATTGCCCTACTTGCCCGCGGGTTTAACCAAGCCGCTCAGAAGATCGAACATCTCATTGACGCTAATAACCTATTGTTAGCGCATGCCTCTCATGAGCTACGCACACCCATTACTCGTATTCGCTTACAAATTGAGATGATGGATATGCTCGCAAGCGTTATGCCAGCCGACACCAAAGCCAAGTTTGATAAACGTGCTCAAGCTATCAATCGTGATTTATCCGGCTTGAATGACTTGGTGGAGAGTATCTTATTGGTCAGCCGCTTAGATGCCGGTCATGCTATGCAGCAAGTCGAAAAGCTAGACTTGTACGAACTGATCAACCAAGAACGGCAACACTATTCTGAAACCACGCTAATCGGCGAGCATATTGTCATTGATGGACAAGCTCCGATGCTGACTCATTTGATTCGCAATTTACTCAATAATGCCCTGCTACACGGAGAGCCACCGGTCACCATTTTGTTATATGGCGTTCAGACTTTAGAAGAAGCAGATAATGTTCCCGACTACTTATTACAATCTATTGTATCTAGCAGCTTTGCGGATATCGATTATAGCTGCTTAGATTATAATGGTTATGACGCCTCTAATAATGATGATAAAGACAGTGCTAATAAGGCTGAAGAGAATACCACTACTTTGCCGAGCCCTACTATTTACTACAATGGTGAAACTTTAAGTAGTAATGATCTTGATCAATATATTAACCAAGTAGAGAGTAACAGCCCGGTAGAAAATGAGGCTAACTCAAATGATAAGAACGCTAATATAGACCCTATAGTAAATGCAAAGCAGAACTTAAACAGTACCTCCCCTGAAAAAGAGCCGATCTCCAAGGCTGATTCTAGCAAGACCTCCTCTTTTAAAGTACCCGTTGTCAGTGATGACTTGTTCATCAATCACTATCACAAATTTACTGCTGAATTGATTGAGAAGATCAAAAAGGTCAGCTGGAAAGTCGTTGCTGATAAGACTGAGCAAGCGCCAACTTTGGCTCAAACTGTTAACGATTATCTTGGGCCCAGCGATGACACCCTCAAAGACAGTCCAAAAAATGACTCTAAGAACCATAAAGAGAGCGAAACTGAAGCGGCTAAAGAAGGGTTATTTAAAAAGCATTTGAGTAAGTCTAAAGCTAGCCTGGTGCCGCCTGCTCCTAAATACGCTGTGATGGCGGTCATCGATGAAGGGGAAGGGATTCCTGAGGAAAAGCGCCAAGAGATATTCAGCCCGTTTGTACGTTTACAGCAAAAGAACAAAGGTTCAGGGTTAGGATTATCATTGGTATCACAAATTGTCACCGCCCATCAAGGCCATATCTTGACCGATACTATTAATGGGCATACTAGATTTTTAGTTATTCTACCCGTACAGCACAATCCTCATCTTAATCAGCGAGACCATAATCGCAACCACCTTCTTAACAGCCGTAATCAAGGCTAA
- a CDS encoding methionine ABC transporter ATP-binding protein, translated as MSDMIVLNNVTKSFMSDRSIKNADGKAHWFTAVEPTSLSVKQGEIFGLMGYSGAGKSTLLRLINLLERPDSGQVIIDGVDLTALSASNLRIARHNIGMIFQQFNLMSNRTVFDNVAFNLTVSGYPSRDIHKRVMECLEIVDLTDRVSHYPAQLSGGQKQRVGIARAIAPNPKVLLADEPTSALDPATTRSLLTCLRDINEQLGVTIVIVTHEMSVIRRLCHRAALLHQGQLLEVADIRDGLIQASTLIGQGLVQED; from the coding sequence ATGAGTGACATGATCGTTCTAAATAATGTGACCAAAAGCTTTATGAGCGACCGCTCGATAAAAAATGCTGATGGCAAAGCGCATTGGTTTACTGCTGTTGAACCCACATCTCTGTCTGTCAAGCAAGGTGAAATCTTTGGCTTAATGGGCTATTCAGGTGCGGGTAAGTCTACTCTATTACGCTTAATTAACTTACTCGAACGTCCAGACTCGGGGCAGGTGATTATCGATGGGGTTGATTTAACCGCCTTATCAGCTAGTAACCTACGTATTGCCCGCCATAATATTGGTATGATTTTTCAGCAATTTAATCTGATGTCAAACCGCACGGTGTTTGATAATGTGGCTTTTAATTTGACTGTCTCAGGCTATCCCAGCCGTGATATTCATAAGCGAGTAATGGAGTGTTTGGAGATTGTTGATTTGACCGATCGAGTGAGCCACTATCCGGCGCAGTTATCAGGCGGTCAAAAGCAGCGCGTTGGTATTGCCCGTGCTATCGCTCCCAATCCTAAAGTACTGCTCGCTGATGAGCCCACTAGCGCGCTAGACCCAGCGACGACTCGCAGCTTATTGACTTGCCTGCGTGATATCAACGAGCAGCTTGGAGTAACTATTGTCATTGTTACTCATGAAATGAGTGTTATACGCAGGTTGTGCCACCGAGCCGCATTACTACACCAAGGCCAGCTACTTGAGGTCGCTGATATTCGTGATGGTCTCATTCAAGCCAGCACTTTGATTGGTCAAGGTTTGGTACAAGAAGACTAA
- a CDS encoding methionine ABC transporter permease — translation MLTGAELSASIDKLLALRKEIWQATFDTFIMLGISTTAAVTIGGLFGIFLFLSSDRQFLQNKGLYAILGGITNFMRAFPFVILMIAMSPFTKAIVGTGIGPIAASLVLAIAGSFYFARLVEQNLREVPRGIIEATESMGARPFTIIKVLLNEARSGLVLSVTILCISLLSFSAAAGMIGGGGLGDLAIRYGYYRYQTEVMVFIVIMLSVMVIGIQAGGNWLAARLDKR, via the coding sequence ATGTTAACTGGCGCTGAATTATCCGCCTCTATAGATAAATTGCTGGCGCTGCGTAAAGAGATTTGGCAAGCAACTTTTGACACTTTCATTATGCTGGGTATTTCTACCACTGCAGCGGTCACTATTGGTGGTTTGTTTGGGATTTTCTTATTTTTATCCAGTGATCGACAGTTTTTGCAGAATAAAGGGCTTTATGCGATATTGGGCGGCATTACTAACTTTATGCGCGCCTTCCCTTTTGTCATTTTGATGATTGCCATGAGCCCTTTTACCAAAGCGATTGTTGGCACCGGTATCGGTCCTATTGCTGCTTCGTTGGTGCTGGCTATTGCCGGCTCATTTTATTTTGCACGACTGGTCGAGCAAAACCTGCGTGAAGTGCCGCGCGGTATCATCGAAGCTACTGAGTCTATGGGCGCACGTCCGTTTACTATTATTAAAGTGTTGCTTAACGAAGCACGCTCTGGGCTGGTTCTATCGGTAACTATTCTTTGTATTAGCCTACTCTCTTTTTCAGCTGCTGCAGGTATGATTGGTGGCGGTGGTCTTGGCGATCTGGCCATTCGCTATGGTTATTATCGCTATCAAACTGAGGTAATGGTATTTATCGTTATCATGCTCTCGGTGATGGTAATCGGTATTCAAGCCGGTGGTAATTGGTTAGCGGCGCGATTAGACAAACGCTAA
- a CDS encoding MetQ/NlpA family ABC transporter substrate-binding protein gives MKLTDISRQLATALATVGVSGLVLVGCNNSSAPESTKEAPATETAANNIDPEHSKIVIGTTEGDFADMVRNQVKSSLEAQGYEVELIAFTDYVRPNLALAEGDLDINIFQHKPYLDTFKAENNLDLVEVFQVPTAPLGIYSGKKSTLDAAYKGMSVSAPNDPSNFARALVMMDDLGWITLKDNVDPLTASKADIADNSKYDINIIELEAAQLPRAREEVDFAIITGNYATDAGITLDEAMFQEPSFAYINWSAVKSADKDKKWVQDVTNAYNSDAFKQYAHSTFPGYKYPKIWGANTDANEVTATAGTATATGEVAAAQ, from the coding sequence ATGAAATTAACAGATATCAGTCGTCAATTAGCAACCGCATTAGCCACCGTTGGTGTATCAGGTCTGGTGCTAGTCGGCTGTAATAACTCATCAGCACCAGAGTCTACCAAAGAAGCGCCAGCTACTGAAACTGCTGCCAACAACATCGACCCTGAGCATAGCAAAATCGTTATTGGCACTACCGAAGGTGATTTTGCTGATATGGTACGCAACCAAGTCAAAAGCTCACTTGAAGCCCAAGGTTATGAAGTTGAGCTGATTGCTTTTACTGACTATGTGCGTCCTAATTTAGCGCTAGCTGAAGGTGATTTGGACATTAACATTTTTCAGCATAAGCCTTATCTAGATACTTTTAAAGCTGAAAACAATTTGGATTTGGTCGAAGTTTTCCAAGTCCCCACCGCCCCTCTTGGCATCTATTCAGGTAAAAAGTCTACTCTTGATGCAGCCTATAAAGGCATGAGTGTTTCAGCACCGAATGATCCTAGCAATTTTGCGCGTGCGCTGGTGATGATGGATGATTTGGGCTGGATTACCCTAAAAGACAATGTCGACCCCCTAACGGCGTCAAAAGCTGATATCGCTGATAATAGTAAATACGATATCAATATTATCGAGCTAGAAGCCGCTCAGTTACCACGAGCGCGTGAAGAAGTTGATTTCGCTATTATTACAGGTAATTATGCTACTGATGCAGGTATTACTCTAGACGAAGCTATGTTCCAAGAGCCAAGCTTTGCTTATATCAACTGGTCAGCGGTCAAGTCTGCTGACAAGGATAAAAAATGGGTGCAAGATGTGACCAATGCTTATAATTCAGATGCCTTTAAACAATATGCTCATAGCACCTTCCCAGGTTATAAGTATCCAAAAATTTGGGGCGCTAATACTGATGCTAATGAAGTTACTGCAACTGCTGGCACCGCTACTGCTACTGGTGAAGTTGCTGCAGCTCAATAA
- a CDS encoding amidohydrolase family protein, whose translation MKKFTNANIYRNEDANEILVKDGVIQQIGKNLPAADEEIDLKGRLIVPPYVDSHLHLDYVYTGGGDDAKNASGTLFEGIARWHDVKKNQTFEDAKQRMLKGIQEEVSKGVQYIRTHIDVCDPDLTGLKAMLELREELKDNVTIQIVAFPQEGMYAYKGAVELMEEALKMGADCVGGIPHFEWAYEFGQDSVRKTVELALKYDKLIDVHCDETDDPMSRHVQLLNALVMIEDIGARSTASHTCSFGSADDAYAFRMMGLFEQSGMNFIALPTENAYLQGRQDTYPKRRGLTRVKEFWENGINISFGQDSINDPWYPAGNGNMMNILDNGIHLAQTMSLPQLDVCLDFITFNGAKTLNIQDEYGLEVGRAANFLVLDADTPFEAVRQRADVLASIRNGEYLFKKPEPSYEIELDVFRETM comes from the coding sequence ATGAAAAAGTTTACTAACGCTAATATCTATCGTAATGAAGATGCCAATGAGATCTTGGTAAAAGACGGTGTGATTCAGCAAATAGGTAAAAACCTACCTGCCGCTGATGAAGAGATTGACCTAAAAGGGCGGCTAATTGTCCCGCCTTATGTGGACTCGCATCTGCATCTAGACTATGTTTATACCGGCGGCGGTGATGATGCCAAGAACGCTTCAGGTACGCTATTTGAGGGTATTGCCCGCTGGCACGATGTCAAAAAGAATCAGACCTTTGAAGATGCCAAGCAGCGGATGCTCAAAGGGATCCAAGAAGAAGTGTCGAAAGGGGTACAATATATTCGTACTCATATCGACGTTTGTGATCCTGATTTGACCGGACTTAAAGCCATGCTGGAGCTACGCGAAGAGCTCAAAGATAACGTCACCATTCAGATTGTGGCTTTCCCGCAAGAGGGGATGTATGCCTATAAAGGCGCTGTTGAGCTGATGGAGGAGGCGCTGAAGATGGGCGCGGACTGTGTTGGTGGTATTCCGCATTTTGAATGGGCGTACGAGTTTGGTCAAGATTCGGTACGTAAGACGGTTGAATTAGCTCTTAAGTACGATAAGCTTATCGACGTACATTGTGACGAAACCGATGATCCAATGAGTCGTCACGTACAGTTACTAAACGCCTTAGTGATGATTGAAGATATTGGCGCACGCTCTACAGCCAGTCATACGTGCTCATTTGGTTCAGCGGATGACGCTTATGCGTTTCGGATGATGGGACTGTTTGAACAGTCGGGCATGAACTTTATCGCGCTGCCGACTGAAAACGCCTATCTGCAAGGTCGCCAAGATACTTATCCTAAGCGCCGCGGTCTAACCCGGGTCAAAGAATTTTGGGAAAATGGTATCAATATCTCCTTTGGTCAAGACTCTATCAATGATCCTTGGTATCCAGCCGGTAACGGTAATATGATGAATATCTTAGATAACGGTATTCATTTGGCGCAAACTATGTCACTACCCCAGCTTGATGTCTGTCTTGATTTTATTACCTTTAACGGTGCCAAAACCTTGAATATTCAAGATGAGTACGGTTTAGAAGTCGGACGTGCCGCTAACTTTTTGGTGTTAGATGCAGATACGCCATTTGAAGCCGTACGCCAACGTGCTGATGTCCTAGCCTCTATCCGTAACGGCGAGTACCTGTTCAAAAAGCCTGAGCCCAGCTATGAGATCGAGCTGGATGTGTTTCGAGAGACGATGTAA
- a CDS encoding MFS transporter → MSSLSKANFSEGNANGQNPISWFVFGLMASVTFIGILSELMPSGILPQMTAGLGIEQTQVGFLVGIYALASAIFAIPLISATLWVNRKILLMALLTGFAVSNIVVGLTSSYYLIVAMRILGGICAGIMWPMIAAYGTALVPENMHGKAITIIMAGNTFGVSLGLPIMTFIGTHVGWRMSFLVLGGLGALIALLAMKFLPAVKGEKLTQSNSPLAVLKIPGVWIVLALTFLAVVAHYSIYTYITLLVETIAFTGGISLALLIFGIGSVISVILSARIIDTHLRGLIVGMLGGGAIAMLLFVFFRGTNGFAHIAFLLWGLAFGPLVTMFQTAVSHQVTEAKAIATSVQSSVFNFSIMIATWLAGLILVHMPETGVFGIVYLSILCFVPAIIITFMSKKTLDAPAI, encoded by the coding sequence GTGTCAAGTCTTTCAAAGGCCAACTTTTCAGAAGGCAATGCTAATGGCCAGAACCCTATTTCTTGGTTCGTATTCGGTCTTATGGCTAGCGTTACTTTCATTGGTATTCTATCCGAGCTTATGCCTTCAGGTATCTTGCCGCAAATGACAGCAGGTCTTGGTATCGAGCAGACCCAAGTCGGGTTTTTGGTCGGTATTTATGCCTTAGCTTCGGCAATTTTTGCTATTCCCTTAATCAGTGCCACCTTATGGGTGAACAGAAAAATACTTTTAATGGCCCTGCTGACGGGTTTTGCAGTCTCTAACATCGTCGTTGGGTTAACGTCTTCTTACTACCTTATCGTAGCGATGCGTATTCTGGGTGGGATTTGTGCCGGTATTATGTGGCCAATGATTGCCGCTTACGGTACGGCGCTAGTGCCAGAAAATATGCACGGTAAAGCGATTACTATCATCATGGCAGGTAATACTTTTGGAGTGAGTTTAGGTCTGCCAATAATGACCTTTATCGGTACTCATGTGGGCTGGCGTATGTCGTTTTTAGTCCTTGGTGGACTAGGTGCGCTCATTGCGCTACTGGCGATGAAATTCTTGCCCGCTGTAAAGGGGGAGAAACTCACCCAAAGTAACTCGCCACTGGCAGTGCTTAAAATACCTGGGGTTTGGATTGTTTTAGCGCTGACTTTTTTAGCGGTGGTCGCCCATTATAGTATTTATACTTATATTACGCTCTTGGTAGAAACCATAGCCTTTACTGGCGGGATTAGCTTAGCACTGCTTATCTTCGGTATCGGTTCAGTTATTTCAGTCATATTATCAGCTAGGATTATTGATACGCATTTGCGTGGCTTAATCGTCGGTATGTTAGGCGGGGGCGCAATAGCGATGCTGCTATTCGTGTTCTTTAGAGGCACTAATGGTTTCGCACATATCGCCTTCTTATTATGGGGATTGGCGTTTGGTCCTTTGGTTACGATGTTCCAAACCGCAGTCAGCCACCAGGTTACCGAAGCCAAAGCTATTGCCACTTCAGTACAATCGAGTGTCTTTAACTTCTCAATTATGATTGCTACTTGGCTGGCAGGATTGATTTTGGTACACATGCCAGAGACCGGAGTTTTTGGTATTGTCTATCTGTCTATTCTTTGTTTTGTCCCAGCGATAATAATTACCTTTATGTCGAAGAAAACCCTAGATGCTCCTGCGATCTAG
- a CDS encoding aldo/keto reductase, with amino-acid sequence MSNTRYNIRTAGQAKIPVLGLGTWQSTGQECINVVNEALKMGYEHIDTAQAYDNEKEVGQGIKKSGVARDKFFLTTKIFPDDMKFEPEKLKAAAKRSLENLGTDYVDLLLLHWPDDRVPLSETIPALCELQKQGLTRNIGVSNFNIANIIEAKKYADVPIVVNQVEFHPFIKQHTLQSFLNNHHILLEAYSPLARGDVFDNEIIKEIAEQHNITPAQVSLAWILSDNKRIAIPKTSNPDHLQGNLDAVEVQLSADELEKIGKLARSDGRKIEHPDYSPEWDD; translated from the coding sequence ATGAGTAATACAAGATATAACATTCGTACTGCTGGACAAGCTAAAATTCCAGTACTGGGATTAGGTACATGGCAATCGACAGGGCAAGAGTGTATCAATGTAGTCAATGAAGCTTTGAAGATGGGCTATGAGCACATTGATACTGCTCAAGCTTATGATAATGAAAAAGAGGTGGGTCAAGGGATCAAAAAATCAGGAGTAGCTCGGGATAAATTTTTCTTGACCACTAAGATTTTTCCTGATGATATGAAGTTTGAGCCCGAGAAATTAAAAGCGGCTGCTAAGCGTTCACTTGAGAACCTAGGTACCGATTACGTTGATTTACTGCTACTTCATTGGCCCGATGATCGTGTGCCTTTATCAGAAACTATTCCTGCGTTGTGTGAATTACAAAAGCAAGGACTAACTCGTAATATTGGCGTCTCTAACTTCAATATTGCTAATATTATCGAAGCAAAAAAGTATGCTGACGTGCCGATTGTGGTTAACCAAGTCGAGTTTCACCCTTTTATCAAACAGCATACTTTACAATCATTTTTGAACAATCATCATATTCTCTTAGAAGCCTATTCACCGCTAGCTCGTGGTGATGTCTTCGATAATGAGATTATCAAAGAGATTGCTGAGCAGCATAACATTACTCCAGCACAGGTTTCACTCGCTTGGATTCTATCCGACAATAAGCGTATCGCTATTCCTAAAACCTCTAACCCCGATCACTTACAAGGCAATTTAGATGCCGTTGAGGTGCAATTGAGTGCTGATGAGTTGGAAAAGATAGGTAAGCTTGCTCGCTCTGACGGCCGTAAGATTGAGCATCCTGATTACTCTCCTGAGTGGGATGATTGA
- the ccmE gene encoding cytochrome c maturation protein CcmE: protein MNAVRRKKLMWVMFTLAGAAIAVVLVIYAIGQQTDYYFDATAIAQGEAPQDKRIRAGGMVVAGSVQRSANDPLSVEFAITDFASTVPVTYQGILPDLFAENSGVVATGKMQGETFVAGEVLAKHDENYMPPEVAKSMKEHNRNGAIPASEQYNPAEPIRETQTLQQ, encoded by the coding sequence ATGAACGCAGTCCGACGCAAAAAGCTAATGTGGGTTATGTTCACGCTCGCAGGGGCAGCGATTGCAGTAGTGCTGGTTATCTATGCGATTGGTCAGCAGACGGATTATTATTTTGATGCTACGGCTATTGCTCAAGGTGAAGCTCCGCAGGATAAACGTATTCGTGCTGGTGGAATGGTGGTGGCTGGTAGTGTGCAACGCTCAGCCAACGATCCTTTAAGTGTTGAGTTTGCTATTACTGACTTTGCCTCAACGGTTCCTGTGACTTATCAAGGTATTTTGCCTGATTTGTTTGCGGAGAATTCAGGGGTAGTCGCGACGGGTAAGATGCAAGGAGAAACCTTTGTCGCAGGAGAGGTATTGGCGAAGCACGATGAGAATTATATGCCGCCAGAAGTTGCAAAATCCATGAAAGAGCACAATCGCAATGGGGCAATACCCGCCTCTGAGCAGTATAATCCTGCTGAGCCTATCCGTGAGACTCAAACTTTACAGCAGTAA
- the ccmD gene encoding heme exporter protein CcmD, whose translation MQPYFYSISEFIAMGEHGVFVWSCWAITVGAMLIFILYSRRQRQALIKQLNIQQVRQAQRSANANKSTTL comes from the coding sequence GTGCAGCCCTATTTTTATAGCATTTCTGAGTTTATCGCCATGGGGGAGCATGGGGTTTTTGTCTGGTCATGCTGGGCGATTACCGTCGGTGCTATGCTTATCTTTATTCTATACAGTCGTCGTCAGAGACAAGCGCTTATCAAACAGCTTAATATTCAACAAGTGCGTCAAGCACAGCGTAGTGCTAATGCCAATAAATCTACTACCCTCTAA